From Homalodisca vitripennis isolate AUS2020 chromosome 1, UT_GWSS_2.1, whole genome shotgun sequence, the proteins below share one genomic window:
- the LOC124359560 gene encoding uncharacterized protein LOC124359560 isoform X2 has protein sequence MKKVTHDFSVWMFHKIKPIMMDFTIKRADFPEDMKKIDDFIYEKFLPDMPLIRLFNIDTSSPRHMLPSPHQPSPDSGDIYLKAVDVHGKIIGLAINKETVHFNNDADATPEWQRMADFMDFVEKHAQLHQMTGRTIELFVLSVSSDWRQRGVARRLVEESMALARDAGFQTMTIFCTGEFVARIPRSLGWREHYRLAYQDYPTLSGRDVPLIAVPPHDHAYYFAIKL, from the exons CCCATTATGATGGATTTCACAATAAAAAGGGCAGATTTCCCTGAAGATATGAAGAAAATTGACGACTTTATATATGAGAAATTTTTGCCGGACATGCCGCTGATCAGATTGTTCAACATCGACACCAGCAGCCCTCGGCACATGTTACCCTCTCCCCACCAGCCGTCGCCCGACTCTGGCGATATTTACCTCAAGGCGGTGGACGTACACGGAAAGATCATAGGACTCGCAATCAACAAAGAAACTGTCCATTTCAACAATGACGCAGATGCTACGCCTGAATGGCAAAGg ATGGCGGATTTCATGGATTTCGTTGAGAAGCATGCCCAACTACACCAGATGACCGGTAGGACGATTGAGCTGTTTGTGCTCTCCGTGTCGAGTGACTGGAGGCAGCGAGGAGTGGCCAGGAGATTGGTGGAGGAGAGCATGGCGCTTGCTAGAGATGCGGGGTTCCAGACCATGACTATCTTCTGCACAGGAGAGTTCGTGGCGAGGATACCTAGGAGTCTCGGGTGGCGAGAACATTACCGGCTAGCATACCAGGATTATCCAACGCTCTCTGGAAGAGATGTTCCCTTGATCGCTGTACCTCCACATGATCATGCATATTATTTCGCAATAAAACTTTAG
- the LOC124359560 gene encoding uncharacterized protein LOC124359560 isoform X3, translating to MMDFTIKRADFPEDMKKIDDFIYEKFLPDMPLIRLFNIDTSSPRHMLPSPHQPSPDSGDIYLKAVDVHGKIIGLAINKETVHFNNDADATPEWQRMADFMDFVEKHAQLHQMTGRTIELFVLSVSSDWRQRGVARRLVEESMALARDAGFQTMTIFCTGEFVARIPRSLGWREHYRLAYQDYPTLSGRDVPLIAVPPHDHAYYFAIKL from the exons ATGATGGATTTCACAATAAAAAGGGCAGATTTCCCTGAAGATATGAAGAAAATTGACGACTTTATATATGAGAAATTTTTGCCGGACATGCCGCTGATCAGATTGTTCAACATCGACACCAGCAGCCCTCGGCACATGTTACCCTCTCCCCACCAGCCGTCGCCCGACTCTGGCGATATTTACCTCAAGGCGGTGGACGTACACGGAAAGATCATAGGACTCGCAATCAACAAAGAAACTGTCCATTTCAACAATGACGCAGATGCTACGCCTGAATGGCAAAGg ATGGCGGATTTCATGGATTTCGTTGAGAAGCATGCCCAACTACACCAGATGACCGGTAGGACGATTGAGCTGTTTGTGCTCTCCGTGTCGAGTGACTGGAGGCAGCGAGGAGTGGCCAGGAGATTGGTGGAGGAGAGCATGGCGCTTGCTAGAGATGCGGGGTTCCAGACCATGACTATCTTCTGCACAGGAGAGTTCGTGGCGAGGATACCTAGGAGTCTCGGGTGGCGAGAACATTACCGGCTAGCATACCAGGATTATCCAACGCTCTCTGGAAGAGATGTTCCCTTGATCGCTGTACCTCCACATGATCATGCATATTATTTCGCAATAAAACTTTAG
- the LOC124359577 gene encoding uncharacterized protein LOC124359577 isoform X1: MSIIKSMDITVAKVTCAEEMIQMEDFINEHFLADMPLVQAFGLEDCPPPRPSVPMSGHEDFYIKATDNQGRVIGVAVNRISPHMHTESDTPPEVKKAKALILQNHHQRVIRQIGMKASRTFELVEFMEFAEEEAELTRLPERTIELRILSVSKEWRRQGVARKLTEESMRVARDAGFEAMRICCTSEYTARLVRRLGWREHYRLAYKDYPKLSGRDIQLTPTPGHEHLYYYVIELQTLV; encoded by the exons ATGAGTATTATTAAGAG CATGGATATCACAGTAGCTAAAGTAACGTGCGCAGAGGAGATGATCCAGATGGAAGATTTCATCAACGAGCACTTCTTGGCGGATATGCCGCTGGTACAAGCGTTTGGGCTTGAGGATTGTCCACCACCTCGGCCCTCTGTACCGATGTCCGGCCATGAGGACTTCTATATCAAGGCTACAGACAACCAGGGACGTGTTATAGGAGTCGCTGTCAACAGAATCAGCCCCCACATGCACACCGAGTCAGACACTCCTCCTGAGGTCAAAAAG GCGAAGGCTTTAATACTTCAAAATCATCATCAACGTGTTATACGCCAAATCGGAATGAAGGCATCCAGAACTTTTGAG ttgGTAGAGTTCATGGAATTTGCTGAGGAAGAAGCAGAACTAACCAGACTACCAGAGCGGACAATAGAGCTGAGGATCCTGTCGGTGAGCAAGGAGTGGAGACGGCAAGGAGTGGCGAGGAAGTTGACAGAGGAGAGTATGAGGGTGGCGAGGGACGCAGGTTTCGAGGCTATGAGAATATGTTGTACAAGCGAGTACACGGCGAGACTAGTTAGGAGGTTGGGGTGGCGGGAACATTACAGGTTAGCGTACAAAGACTACCCGAAACTCTCTGGGAGGGATATTCAATTGACACCCACGCCTGGACATGAACACCTTTACTATTACGTAATAGAACTACAGACATTAGTGTAA
- the LOC124359577 gene encoding uncharacterized protein LOC124359577 isoform X2 translates to MSIIKSMDITVAKVTCAEEMIQMEDFINEHFLADMPLVQAFGLEDCPPPRPSVPMSGHEDFYIKATDNQGRVIGVAVNRISPHMHTESDTPPEVKKLVEFMEFAEEEAELTRLPERTIELRILSVSKEWRRQGVARKLTEESMRVARDAGFEAMRICCTSEYTARLVRRLGWREHYRLAYKDYPKLSGRDIQLTPTPGHEHLYYYVIELQTLV, encoded by the exons ATGAGTATTATTAAGAG CATGGATATCACAGTAGCTAAAGTAACGTGCGCAGAGGAGATGATCCAGATGGAAGATTTCATCAACGAGCACTTCTTGGCGGATATGCCGCTGGTACAAGCGTTTGGGCTTGAGGATTGTCCACCACCTCGGCCCTCTGTACCGATGTCCGGCCATGAGGACTTCTATATCAAGGCTACAGACAACCAGGGACGTGTTATAGGAGTCGCTGTCAACAGAATCAGCCCCCACATGCACACCGAGTCAGACACTCCTCCTGAGGTCAAAAAG ttgGTAGAGTTCATGGAATTTGCTGAGGAAGAAGCAGAACTAACCAGACTACCAGAGCGGACAATAGAGCTGAGGATCCTGTCGGTGAGCAAGGAGTGGAGACGGCAAGGAGTGGCGAGGAAGTTGACAGAGGAGAGTATGAGGGTGGCGAGGGACGCAGGTTTCGAGGCTATGAGAATATGTTGTACAAGCGAGTACACGGCGAGACTAGTTAGGAGGTTGGGGTGGCGGGAACATTACAGGTTAGCGTACAAAGACTACCCGAAACTCTCTGGGAGGGATATTCAATTGACACCCACGCCTGGACATGAACACCTTTACTATTACGTAATAGAACTACAGACATTAGTGTAA